One Oryza sativa Japonica Group chromosome 8, ASM3414082v1 DNA window includes the following coding sequences:
- the LOC112936180 gene encoding wall-associated receptor kinase 5 codes for MERVATLVSCIAAATAMLLAVAAAAAGSGGGGCTRSCGNISVPYPFGVEADCYYPGFNLTCNHSYHPPTLFLVDGAGTSHQVLDISISNSTVRINSSLIAFTKSADKQAVINTTWEVRGPYYLLDDPSNMVVLVGCQARFDVRGGSNNTLISSCTVVCPSPDPSTTYIGAGDGSCSGVGCCQANIVLRYSRYTVQIHDLQEQDAPSSSPTFNDGSAYIVDQPFNYTGLMIFEKNFPQALPAMLDWFIVGDNSTCPMSTNESAPAPASAAECRSVHSFYEGYYGDVSDDVVVGYRCRCSPGYQGNPYVKDGCYARSKGRLPPSPPNRRHRRRDTWPPPAPLPLRPPHRQIRRREGHRPYPPPPLPPEGWAPPPAAARHDQALPRPHGEGEEARGREAPPPVSRKESR; via the exons aTGGAGAGGGTAGCAACACTGGTCTCTTGTATAGCGGCCGCGACCGCTATGCTGCTTGCGGTGGCAGCAGCCGCAGcggggagtggcggcggcggctgcacgcgGAGCTGCGGCAACATCAGCGTGCCGTACCCGTTCGGCGTGGAGGCCGACTGCTACTACCCCGGCTTCAACCTCACCTGCAACCACTCGTACCACCCGCCCACGCTCTtcctcgtcgacggcgccggcaCGTCCCACCAGGTGCTCGACATCTCCATCTCCAACTCCACGGTGCGCATCAACAGCAGCCTCATCGCGTTCACCAAGTCTGCCGACAAGCAAGCCGTCATCAACACAACGTGGGAGGTGAGAGGCCCGTACTACCTGTTGGATGATCCTTCCAATATGGTCGTCTTGGTAGGCTGCCAAGCGCGGTTCGACGTCCGGGGAGGAAGCAACAACACCCTGATCAGCTCCTGCACCGTCGTGTGCCCATCACCTGATCCTAGCACCACCTACATCGGAGCTGGCGACGGCTCCTGCTCGGGCGTCGGCTGCTGCCAGGCGAACATCGTCCTACGCTACTCTCGCTACACCGTCCAGATCCACGACCTGCAAGAGCAGGATGCGCCGTCGTCCAGTCCTACTTTTAATGATGGCTCGGCGTACATAGTAGATCAGCCATTCAATTACACCGGCCTTATGATTTTCGAAAAAAATTTCCCTCAAGCGCTCCCAGCCATGCTAGACTGGTTCATAGTAGGTGATAATTCGACATGCCCGATGTCGACGAATGAGTCTGCGCCTGCGCCTGCGTCCGCTGCCGAGTGTCGCAGCGTGCACAGCTTTTACGAAGGTTACTACGGTGACGTTTCTGACGATGTGGTGGTGGGGTATCGGTGCCGCTGCTCTCCGGGTTACCAAGGAAATCCTTACGTAAAAGATGGATGCTACG CTAGATCTAAGGGGAGACtaccgccgtcaccgccgaaccgccgccaccgtcgcagGGACACCTGGCCACCGCCGGCTCCCCTCCCACtgcgccctccccaccgccagatccggcggagggaaGGACACCGCCCCtatccgccgcctcccctcccaccggaAGGGTGGgcgccaccgcctgccgccgcacgcCACGATCAAGCCCTCCCGCGGCCCCatggcgagggagaggaggcgaggGGCAGAGAGGCTCCACCGCCCGTCTCACGGAAAGAGAGCCGCTGA
- the LOC136351581 gene encoding uncharacterized protein: MGSVPINVSFRRALVGQNLVYWHELCASIVHIQLNPSSDCFRWNYHQNGRFSVRSMYLALINNGYVERNKYIWKLKMPLKIKIFMWYLLKGVVLTKDNLARRNWNGSLRCCFCMKNETIQHLFMDCHYAKFIWRAVQFSFGFNLPTSISHIFDGWLLGIDKKKIKLILVGASAICWALWLSRNDLVFNKSLSISYMQVIFRATHWLRFWAQLQRCEDDGEFLKVACRKLESMVMQLFANYGWRFTNRLQ; the protein is encoded by the coding sequence ATGGGATCTGTTCCGATTAATGTTTCTTTTAGAagagctttagttggtcagaatcttgtATATTGGCATGAGTTGTGTGCTTCTATTGTACATATTCAATTAAATCCTTCTTCTGACtgttttagatggaattatcatCAGAATGGTAGGTTCTCAGTAAGGTCAATGTATCTAGCTTTAATTAACAATGGTTATGTTGAGAGGAACAAATATATATGGAAACTTAAGATGCCGCTTAAGATTAAAATCTTTATGTGGTATTTGCTTAAGGGGGTTGTGTTGACCAAGGATAATTTGGCGAGACGGAATTGGAATGGTAGCTTAAGGTGTTGCttttgtatgaaaaatgaaactattcaacatctcttcatggattgtcattatgcaaaattcatatggagagcagttcagttttcttttggttttaatcttccAACTAGTATATCTCATATATTTGATGGGTGGCTTTTGGGGATTGACAAGAAAAAGATTAAACTGATACTGGTTGGAGCTTCTGCCATTTGTTGGGCTCTATGGTTGAGTAGAAATGATTTGGTTTTTAATAAATCACTATCTAtttcatatatgcaggtaattttcagggcaacgcaCTGGCTCCGGTTTTGGGCACAGCTACAAAGGTGTGAGGATGATGGGGAGTTTCTAAAGGTTGCATGCCGCAAGTTGGAGTCGATGGTTATGCAATTATTTGCCAATTATGGATGGAGgttcacaaatagacttcaataa